One stretch of Arachis duranensis cultivar V14167 chromosome 1, aradu.V14167.gnm2.J7QH, whole genome shotgun sequence DNA includes these proteins:
- the LOC107489597 gene encoding uncharacterized protein LOC107489597: protein MNHRKTCDSSHLISSSDPPPPSSKMQDSIGIPACFSSSPLKGGGDEGGGGGGAVTRSGQSVYMSVYRTKIADNCRKITITWCKNLLLHGLSVSVEGLKGDTQYTCKVELKPWYFWKKQGSKLFVVDDAYDKPLHLFWDLKTAKFNGETEPSSEYYVAVVWDDDVVLLLGDLKKEAYRRTGCRPSLIDPILVAKKEHIFGKKKLSTRAKFHEKGRWHEISIECKGRTANDGGDSVLHHQPEMEIRIDGHLVIHVKHLQWKFRGNESIHLSKMRVEVYWDVHDWLFSPGLKHALFIFKPAFSSSSVSMSSSSTPLSSSSSSSSPPLTRTSSVEGFSVGGSSEFCLFLYAWKVIE, encoded by the coding sequence ATGAACCATCGTAAAACCTGTGACTCATCACATCTGATCTCTAGCTCCGATCCACCACCACCCTCTTCAAAGATGCAAGATTCAATTGGTATTCCTGCTTGCTTCTCTTCATCTCCTTTGAAGGGTGGTGGTGATGAAGGTGGAGGAGGTGGTGGAGCAGTGACCCGTTCAGGCCAAAGCGTTTACATGTCCGTATACAGAACGAAGATCGCTGATAACTGCCGCAAGATCACAATCACATGGTGCAAGAATCTCTTGCTCCATGGCTTATCGGTGTCAGTGGAAGGTCTTAAAGGAGACACTCAATACACCTGCAAGGTTGAGCTCAAGCCGTGGTACTTCTGGAAGAAGCAAGGCTCCAAGCTCTTCGTCGTCGATGACGCCTACGACAAACCCCTTCACCTCTTCTGGGACCTCAAGACCGCCAAGTTCAACGGCGAAACGGAACCCTCGTCGGAGTACTACGTGGCGGTGGTTTGGGACGACGATGTTGTGTTGCTTCTCGGCGATCTCAAGAAAGAAGCGTACAGAAGAACCGGATGCCGGCCTTCGCTTATTGATCCGATATTGGTAGCGAAGAAGGAGCATATTTTCGGGAAGAAGAAGTTGTCAACGAGAGCCAAGTTTCACGAGAAAGGTAGGTGGCATGAGATCTCAATTGAATGCAAAGGCAGGACCGCCAACGACGGAGGAGATTCCGTTCTTCATCATCAGCCGGAGATGGAGATAAGGATCGATGGGCATTTGGTGATTCATGTTAAGCACTTGCAGTGGAAGTTTCGAGGGAATGAGTCGATTCATCTGAGTAAGATGAGAGTGGAGGTATATTGGGATGTTCATGATTGGTTGTTTAGTCCTGGTTTAAAGCATGCTTTGTTTATCTTTAAGCCTGCTTTCTCTTCCTCGTCCGTGTCTATGTCTTCATCATCGACACCATTGTCTTCGTCTTCGTCCTCGTCTTCGCCTCCATTGACAAGGACTAGTTCAGTGGAGGGGTTTAGTGTTGGTGGCTCATCAGAGTTTTGCTTGTTCCTCTATGCTTGGAAGgttattgaatga